The sequence TGTGGGCCTGGGCCTGGCATGTAGTGTGCTAAATATAAATTTTCGACCATATAATTGTTCTGTTTTCGATATTAAACCATTTTTGCTTTCAATTTCATCCCTGAACTATGAGTGTTGGAGCGGAATGAGGATATGAACGCATCTATCCAACATAAATTATCATGTTGTTCACAAACAATATCATTCTTTAAAGTCAAATATACAAAAACATTGAATAAGCAATGAAAAATAGTTTTTAAGGGATTGACCGAGTTTGATTTCTGACATTCTATCAAATATATGGATAATATGTTCGAAATCTCTCATAAATACTTCGAGCTCACATCCCTTGTTAAAATGTCAATGAAATACTTTGATTCCCTATAAGAAAACTTATGAGAATATAATGTACTGGTTCAAAGGTTTACTTCGTCGGGAAATTTAAAGGACTCTATCTTGGAGAGTTTccaatatatatgtttaaaaaaGTAGAACGTGCATCGTGATGGCATTGTAAAAATCTGTTGACAAATTGACAAATTTTCGGAATAAAAATCTTACATACATGTGAGCCTATCCACAAAGTGTGCGTATAGTGGGGTTGTATCGTAAATACGCGTTTTCAAGAGGGAAGAAAATGTAATTATAACATAAATGGGAGGCGGTTTTCACTCTAAAACAAATCAAGCAAGCAAATGCGCATAGAGAAGCAAAAACCAGGCTTGCGAGCGAGAGACAGAGATTAGCTAGCGGAGAGACTCGCAGTTGAGCAGAAGAGAAGCAAGAGATTTCGAAATTCAAGTGATTTTGCGAATAAGTAAGctctattctctctctctcgcggTCATTGTAGCAAATGAGGAaggttgtttgtttgatttctgTACGTTTTAGTGGTAATGATTTTGACGGtttcttttgtgtttggatAAGGTGATGGAATCGAACGAGTCATCATACATGTCTTCACCGGAGGGGACGAGGAGGCGATCTCCACCACCGCCGAAATCACCGACTTCAGGTGTCTGATCTGATCTGCTCCCGATGTGCATAGATTTTTATGGTTTCGTCAATGGCATTTTCGTTTTGTTGATTCAATGTTTAGTTTATACTGTCTTTTAGAATTGTGGAGGAAGTGCACAGATTAAAGTGTCTGGTCCTgtgaatttttgttttgttgctgTAGCTGTTCTATAACTGACGAAGCTTTGGTAAAAAGAGTTGGGATTTGTTACctgtctcattttcttttcatttgaaTTGCAAACAAGGAGGAAAGGGAAAATCTTGGGGAATCAGCTCGGGGAGTTATATTTTGATCCGGGATTTATGGAAGTGATGAGTCCGGCAATAAGCTTTTTTGACTTATGTTTATGTTTCTTTCTGTCATATCTTTGTGGTGTCACAGATGTTGAGTGTGAGATAGTATTAGATTACTCTTTGTTCCAGTAGTTTTTCTTCCCATTTCATGTCATCTGATCTGATGCATATGGTTGTGCAATGTGGATGTTCTGGAAAGCAATTTTACGggtgattttgaaaaattatctaATCATACTTTGTCAAGTAGTGAGACTGAAGCACTGCTGTAAAATTCTGTGTATTGTTGCACATTTGTGGGTTTATGATTTAAATTTTTAGAATTTACGGTAACTTCTGCATGGTGGAAGGAATACATTACATGGCAGTCACTAGTTTTCCGTACTGGTAGGAAGGAAAAGATGTTTATGAAGTGATATACATAGTGACGTTGATAGATACCATATTTAGGTGGAAGATGGATCATTTTCCTTCTCAAGAATTTTATCTCGGCATTGTCTTTCATCTTGCATGCAGCTGTTATAGAACATTTGGACCTACAGTTATGCAATATATTTTCAACTTGTTGGCAGCTTTAAATGGACCATGCATTTATTCTCCTGAAGTTCAAGCAAGTGATTGCCTACGCTTTATTCTTCAAATCTTTTCCCTGTCTCTTGATTTAACCACTGCCTCCTAGGTCATTCATCATCTCTGTAATGTAGTGTATCTCTAGAAGTATATTTGAATGCAGATCATTTCCTTTTCATATTTGGTTATGAGGAGGTAATATTAGATGTTCTGCTTTTTTGATGAAATCATCCAACCCAAATGTTATTACTATAGAATGCTTGTGTCAAAGATGTCAAATACCAGCCACTTCAGTAACTTCTTAGGTTAGCTTGTTATGATGTTTAGCTTGTCATGGATTGAGATTATGGTCTTTGTACTACAGTTCTTGCCTGTAATGAGACGTAAGGATGTCATTTTGCCCGTTGGGAGAATGCTGATATTGCTACTTCAAGATGATAAATTGAAAGTGTTAGCAACTCCATCCAATTCATTCATAAGTTAAATCATGTATTTACTTATTTAATGCATAATTTTATTCCAGTTTGGACAATtctactattcattttcttccatcTTACTTGTTCATGTCAGATTCTGCGGAGAAGCAAACATATATTAGGTTTCTTGTGTCAAATGCTGCAGCAGGTTCTGTCATTGGAAAGGGTGGCTCGACGATAACTGATTTTCAGTCTCAATCTGGAGCCCGAATCCAGCTATCACGCAATCAGGAATTTTTTCCGGGAACCACTGATAGGATAATTATGATATCTGGAACATTTGATGATGTGTTAAAAGCTATGGAACTTGTTCTTGGAAAGTTGTTGAGTGAGGTATATATTACAGCATGGTTTATTCTCCATATATGTTATAAAGTCTTGATGGTGATTTAGTCTCATTTTTCTGTTTTGTGACCAGCTTCACAGTGAAGAAGGCAGCGATattgaacaaccaagaacaagagTGAGACTAATTGTTCCAAATAGCTCTTGTGGTGGCATAATTGGGAAAGGAGGGTCGACAATAAAGTATGGTTTCTACTACTTGTTCTGTAATAGAACTATATAATATAACTAATTTAGTTTACTTGGTCTGATAGTTTTCGGATGAAGTAAGAAAGCTTTCTTGGCCTAGGAAATATTCAACCACCTCATGTAACTTTCTTTAACAATTTTAAAAACTAGGTTTAGCAGTTGCATCAGttgtgtttatttatttgaaattttgttaataTGTACAACTGCTGGTTTTTAAAGGGATTTGCCTTGAAAATTTCAACTGCAAAGTAAAAAATCCTCTATACGAAgcatagatttttattttttatttttgaataagTTACGGGATTACAGTCTTAATTCTTTGAGGATGAGAGGAATTGAACCTTGCACGTTGTGCATATGTGAGgagttatatacttatatggaTCATTTTCAAGATGGACTGTGGTACAAGTTAGCAGATTTTTAGTTATCATCATACATTAGCAAGAACAGTCAATCATTAAACTTGGTTCTGTAGTTGAAACCCTTATTCAGATAGAATATATTAGCAGAATATGGAGTGACTCGTGTAAATGTTTGACTGTTCTCTTAGCTGATCAAGTGTATGGCACGTTTATGAGTGAGTATGCATGTTGCTGATTTTAAGGAAGCCAAAACGGAGATAGTTTTTTGCAGGAAGAACAACAGGAACATGCCCACTATTATTAACTGTATTGCCTGTTAATTTGCATCTCCATAGACAATCATTTCTCAAAATGTTTCTGGCAAGATCGGCAGCCAGCAAATATATGATTTTGGgcccttcttttatttttgcaaTCTGAATAGGGGGGGAAAAATGAGGCTGCTGATCAGCTGATGTCAAGGTTTGTACATATGCAGGTCATTTATTGAAGACTCTCAAGCTGGGATTAAGATATCTCCACAAGACAATAACTTTTATGGATTCAGTGACAGGCTAGTGACACTCACGGGCATTCTAGATGAGCAAATGCGCGCTATTGAATTGATTTTATCTAAGCTATCTGAAGATTCTCACTACCACCAAACTATGAATACCCCTTTTGCATATCCAGGTTTGTGTGTGCGCAATTTTCCTTTTCATCTAAGTCAAATTCTAATTTCCTCGTCATCTGCTTCAAGTTTTGATGTTTTCTTTATCTTGCTTTGGCCTTTAAGACAATGTTCACCAGATTTAGGAAGACAACCGTGTTCAATGCCTCCAACACACACATAACAAGGGAATCGGTTTTAGAGAAATGTAAATGGCTTCATGGTAGATGCAGAGAGACCTGTGTTGGGTTCAAGGGAACCGGTTTTACCCCGTAGTTGCATGTGCTATTTGGGGCTTTGGGGGCTTCAATTTATATTGCCCCTCTTCTTTTCGATAGGATCAACGCGAAAATTTTGGTTGTTAGTATAGCTTGAATCTTTTGGTGCTATTTCGTTTGGTTTTAATGGTATTTTTACATGTAACATTTGCTTCTTTCTGTTGTAGTTGTGGCATACAATTCGATGAGCTATGGACCAAGTGCTGCTGTAGGGAAGTTTCAAAATAACAAGGTTCATcctattcaaaaaaagaaattgtatTTCTATTGATAGTTCATTTATCCTTTGCTTAGAGGCAGAATATTTGAATGTTCATTAGGATGGTCTAGAGTTTTGAACATGGAGTTTTACGAGGTAGAACGATAATGAAGATGATGCCTCTGCCACGCCCCTCCCCATCCCCCACACCCCCACAAGATTCATTTCAACTTATAGAGGAGGATAGTCAGtttaatttctaaaaaatattgGAATTACTTGAAAGGTTAGAAGTTTTTGGCAGGTTGTAGTTTGGCTGCCTCCAAACGATGTTAAATTAGATCTTGAAGAGGTTACCTACCAATCGGGATTATTGAGAAGTCTCTATGATGAGTGCCAGTCTGAAAcaatgaaataaaaagatatggCCAAGTTCATCTATACTTGCTTTTGGTGACCTCGGTGTCAGAGAAAggatttagttataaaaatATGTTCCATTGGGGAAATTTTTGGTGGCTCCATGTGAAGACTTGAGCTACATGATTACCATTGCTTTCATCAAGGATGGAGATTATGATGAGCTATTGTAATATCCAACTACTTGAAGTAATTGATCCCTTACGTCTTCTCTTTTGCAGTTTAGGCATAGGGTAGATTACTGTGAATTTTCGTAAAGTTATTTAAACTGCAACAATATGTTCACATTTGCATGTGCTTTGCACATATATCTTGTCAACTTTGATGAGACAAGGCTGTCTGATGGTATTTTCCAGGAGGATCACTTTGACTCCATCACAATAGGCGTTTCTGACAGTCACATTGGATTGGTTGTTGGTAGGGGTGGAAGGAATATCATGGAAATCAGCCAGGTCTGCAAGTTGCAAATATTCCAACTTTGTCTGTTACTACCAAGCATATGCATTTTAAGacatttgtttttttgcaggTTAGTGGAGCCAAGATAAAAGTATCTGATAGAGGGGATTTCATGACTGGAACAACTGACAGGTATGTATCCAAGGATTTTGTGCTCATCAGTCCTCGCTGATTGAGGGGCAGAACATTTAGCTgacaaatattttaaaatttggtGTTCTCTTTACGTTTGGCAGGAAAGTCACAATCAGTGGACCTCCAAGAGCAATCAACACAGCTGAGTCCATGATTATGCAGAAGGTGGCATATGCTGCTGAGAAGGCAATGGATTAGGTTTCCAGTATTCTCAGTACATTCTGGACATGCTTGCTATTTCCGAGTCATTTGGCAATCTTAGCCACGTCCACATACCTTCTCCTTATGAGTTACTTTGGATGCAAAAGCTGTGATTGAGAAACAAGAACGGGAGGCAAGCTCACCGGCAGAGTTCTTTACAAGAAATTCTCGTGGGAAAACCaactctctcaaaaaaaaagaatagaagAAATGTTGTTGGATTAGGTCAGCCTCAACCTGACCAAATATAGAATTAgcataatttattttctttggcacAGTTTGTAGTGTCCAATTAGCTACTGTTGTGTCTTATGTTTTCCTAGGATGGTATGCTTGAGCATTTTGCTGTTGGAACATTTTTTTCTCTTGGTTATGTGCTTCATTTGCACATTTGTTAAATGTTATTCTTTTAAATATTCTCAATATCTCTCTGCCGTTCTGGAGCGCATCAAATACCCCCCCCCCTGCCCTATATCTGTTTGTGGTACCTTATCTATTCGGCTGTTGTTTAATTTTACGGGTGCATTGAATAAACTCATGGATCGACCTACCAACTCATAAATTATGCTGTTCTTGGTAAACGTCATTGTTTGCTCTTTCAACATTTGGTATAGGTCTAAATTTGATCTTTCTAATCTGTCTGTACTAAAAATAAGTTTCTCATTTGACACGACAAAACTAAATTCTAATGAAGCCATGCTAATTTCATATATATCCTCCACAGAACCTTAGCCAAAACTTCCGAGAGGAAAACAAGTTCCTTTTACTTCCATAGTTATTAATTTTGTTACTTCTACTACATTATGCTTTTacattccaatttccaaatgCATATGAACTCCCATTGCAGGAAAAGCAATAGTAAAGAGTGGATTGCATGGATTACATTACAATGGCATGACAAGTGTAATAGGCCTTGGCCTTACCATCTGATTTCAATTAATCCTTTAAAACCAAAACTCGCCCGCTCACTCTGTCTCTTCCTTCTACTCCCCAGTTTCCGCGGCCATGGCGGTAGCAGAGCTGTCCCTTGCTTACACCAGGACCACTCGTCTCCACTCCTCACAGCTCTCCCTATCTTCGTCCCGTATCTATGATCACCGACGCCGTTCTCTCCGATTGGTTGCTCTGTTGCGCTGAAGTGCTAAAATTACTTGCTCTGTTGCGCCTAAGTATGTTCTATCAATCTTTGTTGCCAATATTAGATGGAGctattctttctcttttccttctttaatTATGATCATAGTGGGTAtgcgttgttgttgttgttgtttctcAGTCAAGTTGCAGTTCAGGCTGACGGACCTAACAGCAAGTCCGATTGTTATGGAGTTGTCTGCCTAACGTACTATCTCAAAGCTGTAAGTCCTTCACTTTTATAATCTATTTATTATTATACATGTTGTTGTTTTGTGTTGTTAGAGTCATTTCATGGGTGGTACTGGCACGAGCTGTCTCTGTTTCCTCTGTGATGTGCACTGATCCTGTTTGTTGTTATTCCATACtgttaaattttgttttcttgtgaaATTCTGGATTGCTTAGCCGAAAAAAGTTAGTTTTTAACTTGTGTTGGAGCCTCACCCAAGTCTTGCATAGAAAAAATAGGAAGAAGAAGTGTGGTTTATATCACATGAGGAGGTCCAACTCAATGACTTAAGCTTTTGAGTACGATGAGCTCTCCTCCAGGGCCATGAACGCCACGCGAACCCATGTAACGTGGGCCCACCCCTGGTCCATATTTgtcacatggtatcggagctatgTTGCAGGACTCACCCGATCTATATTTCTAACAGCTTGTATTATGGAAGTACTTACAATTGTGTATTTGGCTAAACCATATTTAGGATAATCTGGGTATCCGGTGATGTAatagattttttgttttgatttcctGCTCAGGAGGAAGAGACAAAATCATGGAAGAAGTTAATCAATGTGTCAGTCTCAGGTTCTGCTGGGATGATATCAAATCATTTACTATTCAAATTAAGGAAGTCTTGGAAACAAGTTGAAAGATCTTGTGTCTCTTTATAATATAGTTCCTGATCAATCTTGTTATTCTAGCTTGCATCTGGTGAAGTTTTTGGCCCAGATCAGCCTATTGCATTGAAACTCTTGGGATCTGAGAGGTCATTCCAAGCCCTTGAAGGTATTCTAGCTTGCATCTGTATGTTTTTTTTACCAGGTTCCAGACTTCTTAATTGCAAGGATCGATAGTTTACCTGTCAAAACAGTTATCAAGGATCATAAGTAGTTGGAAGAAGAGTTCACTGAGAAAGTCCAGAAGGTGAGATATTCAGATCATGATAAATTATTGCCATTGATGAATTTTCTGATCATCATGGGGAGAGCCTTACGAAGGCAAACAGTTTCTAACGTTTTAAGATGTTCTTACAAATTTTTTTAGAGAGGTGGTGTGCTGATTAAGAAATGGGGTCGATCTTCGGCTGCATCAACTGCTGTGTCAATCGTTGATGCCATAAAGACTCTAATAACTCCCACCCCTGAGGGTGATTGGTTTTTCTTCTGGAGTAAGTCCTCTTATTCTTACCTGTATTCTTGCATGGCTCTTTtccccaaaaaaaatgaaaatacttGGAAATAGTTCCAACTCTCGATCTTCAGGCAAGATTCTTTATGCCCAAAGtccggagagataaccaactagactATCGCCAGTAATGTTGTTTCCATGCAACTAAATAGAAAATGACTTCTGCTAGTGTTTCAAAATTAGTTGTTAATCAAGTTGCTCTTGGTGCTTCACCATTCTGAGACCTAAATTTGATATTGTAGGTTTATACAGATGGAAACCCTTATGGTATCGCAGAGGATATTGTTTTCAGCATGCCATGCCGATCAAAAGTAAGTACTAAGTATCGACTTCATCTTGTACGAATATTTAAAGTTCAGCTCTAAAAACATTGAACTCCATTTGCCAGGGAGACGATGATTATGAACTCGTCAAGGATGTAATAATCGACGATTACCTGCGTCAGCGAATTTCTAAGGTATGCATTCTTCTTCATTGACTGAAAATTTTCAGAACATATGACAATCAAAGAAAGAATATACAATGTTTCCGCACAACATTCGACAGATCTGTTACTCCATTGTTTATGGAGATTCCCACCTTACGTACGATCAATACTCTTCTGGCGCCATTCTGGATATAGAGATCATCCTGGACCTCGAGTATAGAACCAATGTAGAAGGCTTAAGTAGTTTACTACAGTGATGTTTACCACATTCT is a genomic window of Tripterygium wilfordii isolate XIE 37 chromosome 16, ASM1340144v1, whole genome shotgun sequence containing:
- the LOC119981514 gene encoding protein BTR1 yields the protein MESNESSYMSSPEGTRRRSPPPPKSPTSDSAEKQTYIRFLVSNAAAGSVIGKGGSTITDFQSQSGARIQLSRNQEFFPGTTDRIIMISGTFDDVLKAMELVLGKLLSELHSEEGSDIEQPRTRVRLIVPNSSCGGIIGKGGSTIKSFIEDSQAGIKISPQDNNFYGFSDRLVTLTGILDEQMRAIELILSKLSEDSHYHQTMNTPFAYPVVAYNSMSYGPSAAVGKFQNNKEDHFDSITIGVSDSHIGLVVGRGGRNIMEISQVSGAKIKVSDRGDFMTGTTDRKVTISGPPRAINTAESMIMQKVAYAAEKAMD